The genomic DNA GAAGGAACCGAAATAACATTTAAAACAGCTCAGATTCTACAGGAAGTCGAGCAGAAAGCCATGGCTGCAAATGAAAGCATAACCAAGATTAAGCTATCCTCTGCCGAGCAGGCTTTAGCTATCGAGGAGATTAAGCTGGAGCTTTCTCAGGTATCTTCGGTGATTCAGACCAATGCGGCAACCGCTGAAGAAAATTCAGCCACAAGCGAGGAAATGTCGGCTCAGGCTACCGCGTTGCGTGAAGAGGTCAAAAGATTCAAACTTAAGTCTAGCTTTAAAGCCGAACCCCTGGTACCGACGCAAATAGTGCAAACCGAGTCTGACCTCGATTCTTTAAGTGACCTTTCAGAAAAGTATTAATACATCTCAAAAGCCTTCTATGAATAGCAGCAGGAAATATTCTGAAAAGGTTGTAGAAAGCGCAGCGCACATGAATGCTTTTTGCGTTAAAGCGCACAGGGTACACAGCTGATTGTTAACCCGCATGCAAAAAGTCTGCCATTAGTTTCGTCAAGCAAAAGTATCTCACCCTTGCCGTAATAACTCTACGTCACCGGGCCTCTGTTTTAAAAACAGGGGTCCGGTGTATGTTTATATTTAAGCATCATTGCCTTCTCGCCTGATGCTGCCTGATCAAAACCTATAAACTACTTGATATTTTGTCGAAATCCGTTACAATAGTTAGTAAACTGTAGGGGAATTTTGATAGCTATAAGGCTGACTGGTTCAGTTAACATCCATCTAAAATCTGACTTATACTTTTTTCAGACCTGTGTTAACACAAGAGGATAATTTATGAATCGTCTCACTACAAACACTAAAAAAGCATATGGCCTCTTTTTTCTGACGTTGACGACTCTGTTGTTCTTACTGATCTTTATACCGATGCGTCGGCAGCTGGAATATCAAGTAACCGAGAACTTTAGCTTATTAGCTGAGTCAAAGCAGCAAACAATCGCGACACTGGTCAACAATTGTATGTCCAGTGCAAACAGTCTCTCCAGCCGAACCGTTATCAAAGAATATATTAATCAATACAAAAGTGATCAGATGGACTGGAAAACACTCCAAATTCTGACAGATTCAAAGTATAACGATGGCCTCAGAGTCATTCCAGACCTTATCTTTGCGATTAGATATGTAGACGATCATCCTTTGGTTACCACCAGTCAGAGCAGGCAGTATTTTGAACATTATATGAATCTATTTAACCGCACCGCGCAGACAGAATATGTCTTTGAAAGTTCGAGCGAAGATGTCAAGATTATCGTGTGTTCTCCGATTCTGTCGAACGACCAATTGCTTGGTCACGACATCATTGCCGTAGATATTTCAAAGCATCTGGAATGGATGTCCCAAAACGGATTTATTGTCAATATAATTGATACTTACGTTGATACACCGGAAAGCATTGTGCCAAATAAAGTTTACACACGACACCGTGTCGGAAAAATGATGTTGACTTTTATTGCGTTGCCTATCAACGAGCGGTATTTGTTTGGGATCGGCAAACCCACGAGTGAGGTATATGAAAGCCTAAACCGCATTTCATTACTTAGTATTGTTGGGCTTATGCTAGGGCTTGTGCTAGTTTTTATAATTTTGCAAATTAGCATTGTTAAGATGGCAAACAGCATCATTTCTGAAATTGGAAACAGTAGAGACACTTATATGCGGTATGCCAACTATGATGCGCTGACCGGCAGCTATACAAGAAACTATCTCGACAACTGGATTAACAGCTTTCAGCGGGATGGAAACGACCGCTCATTCATTGTGGGCATGATTGACGTCGATTACTTTAAAAATATTAACGATACCTTTGGGCATGGAGTCGGTGACCAAGTACTGATATTTATTGCGAAAACTTTAATGACTTTAATGGATAGATACGGTTTTGTCGTGCGACTCGGTGGCGACGAATTTATCATCGTGTGTGAAAATGACGATCCTGCGCGAACATTTGATATATTTAATAGTATCAACCAACAGATTAACGAAACCAATCCCTTCGACTTTAACATTTCGGTCTCCTGTGGCGTCAAAAAAGCTGATGACATTGATGCCCTGTATTCCGCAATAAAAATAGCGGACGAAAACATGTACCAGAACAAAAAACAAAACAAGCTTTAGCGAAAACACCCACTGTTCTAAGATGTGCCGCGTCGCTAGTCATAGTTACTATTTTTTCCAGAAAGATGTTTTTCTGAATAACCCCGATCAAAACACGGGCAGGTGAAAGGTCGTTTTTGCATACTTTAAGGCGACAGCAGGTTGTTTTCCGCCAGCCAAAACGATACAGCACACCAAATATTTTTAGAAAAATAGCGACGGCCTGAGGCGAAAGGATATCAATTCCTACAAGGTCTGCTTCCGCGGCAGCACAGCCGCCAGTGTTGCAAGCCTAACCACCTCATATGTCCGTCTTTTTTTAGTTATATAAGCATGTAATATTTTACAATGATTATTTTCACATGATATAATATTTTTATATAAGCTGATAAAAAATCACATAATTGAATTTTACTTTATTTAACACAACAACTATAGAACTCACCATAGAGCTGGAAAATTACGGAAAACTGAATATACCATGGGAGATCGATATCCTTGAACAACAAGCACTTGCCAATTCAAAAAGAACAAATTAAAAAAGTCGTTGCGAAAGAAACTGGGAACCTGCATATCAATCAAATTAGGCAGGAATATAAGAAAATTGACAACGATTGGCTTCGTGTACACTATTGGGTTTCTGTGAGCCTTGTGCTGTTTGCCATCATAGCCGAGATTGGCATTAGTATCTTTCTGATCTCCTCAGACCTGCTGACCATAACAGTCAGCAAATATATCCTTAAATATATGGCTGTCCCCGCGTGTGCTAATTTGGCACTTATTATCGCCACCACTATGATTATGCATGCTAAACGACTGTCTCAGCCGATCAAAATATATAGTATCTCGTTAATTTTTGTAGCTATATGCTTTATACTGGTGACTGTACACAGTATATTTCCTGCTATTTATTATTTATTTGCTATTGCGGTCGTTCTGACAACTATTTACGCCAACTACTGCCTCACTTGCGTGACAGCACTGACCAGTATAACGGCTACTATAGTCGCAGCATTTTTTATACAGTGGGACCCAAATAGGATCAGTATTTTCAGTAACACAAAACAGTTCATCAATTTCTTGCTTTCGTTATTCATACTGATAGCCTCTTCATTAGTTACCATTATTCAAATTAGGTATGAAATTGATAAAAATGAGGCGAGCATCCAAAAAGAATTGGAACGGCAGTTGTTGCATAAACGGCTGCGCACCGACGAATTAACCGGTGTATTCAGCCGCCAAGCACTGCATGATGCCTTTCGGGATATTGATGCTAGCCCATCTGAAAGCACTATTCTAGCCATTGTAGATTTAGACAAGTTCAAAGGTATAAATGATTGTTTGGGGCACCACACCGGAGACTCTTACTTGGTGGCTTTTGCAAATATTCTGAAAGAAAACAGCGCTCAGGCGGACGTATACCGTTACGGAGGCGATGAGTTTTGTTTATTGTTTCATAATGTCAACATGAATGCAGCGATAGAAACCTGTCAGCAGCTGCAACAGAAGCTACGCACATTAACCTTTAACGAATGTCCAACTAAAAAGCTAACTGCCAGTTTTGGTCTGGCCGCATATAGCGATAGCATAACTGCTACTCGGCTTTTTATCAACGCCGACCAAGCTATGTATCAGGCAAAAAAAGCAGAAGAGGGCATCTGCATCTTTACCTCCCCCAGCGGACATGGCACACAGGATGTGTAAAGGGATTTTGACAGCTGAAAAGGAAAACGTCTCCCCTGTACTTCGATTTAATTTTTTAGTGATATTGCGTCTGTTCTGACAGGCTTTTTGCCTATTATCTATCAAATGAATTTTAAAAGCGGGTTGCTAGATGTCAACCCGCCTATTTTTTACAATAATAGCGTGCCGCAATAATGCTTGATTCAGTTCTTGCAACTAATTTTGTTAGGATTTCGATTTTGGGGCTATAAGCATCGCCTCGCCCAGTCGACTTATTGCTCTGGTGCGACCAAGTTGTTTGGCCTTATAGAGCAGTTTGTCGGCCTGCCCCACCAACGCCTTATAAGATGTCGGAGGTGTACTACTGTCTACTGTGATAATTCCAACGCTAAAGGTCACAGGGAGTCGGACCGTTTTAACATAATAGCTGGCCAACTCACTTTGAATTTTTTTAAGAACTTCCAAGGACTGACGTTCGTCGGCACCATTGAAAACAATAATAAATTCTTCGCCGCCATAGCGTCCCAGAATGTCCCCTTTGTGAAGATGCCGATGAACGATATCTGAAAACTTTTCTAAAACATGGTCACCAAATAAATGCCCATTCTTATCGTTGAGTTGCTTGAAATTATCAAAATCAAGCATACACAAGCTGTATTTTTTAACTGCTGTACCAATCCTTATACGCCTTTTAATCGCTTTAATTAGTCCATATTTATTGAGTGCACCAGTCGTGTTATCTAAAAGCAAAAGATCTTTTAAATGTCTTTCGCGTTGCTGCATATGTGTAATGTCACAAAAAGAAAGTTGAAGAAAATTTTCATTATTATAAGTAAAAACACAACCGCTGACTTGGAACCACTTATGACAAGTATGCTGGTTACGATAAAAAGAATAGGCGATGGCACTATCATCTGTGACAGTGCCTCTGATAATCAGTCTGGCAGCATGTACCAAGTTGCAGCTTTTGTCGATATCCTTAACACATCTTGGACAGCCTCCTGCATAACTGGTACAATGGAAGGCCTGACCAAAAGTTTTTCCGATAACATCCACCTCTTTAGACCCGAAAAGTTCTAGTATCCTCCGGTTGGCGAAAACAATTCGATATTGCGCATCCAAAATAATCTGTCCTATTCGACCGTTTTGAAATAGATTATAAAACAGGGGGCTATTTTCAGAAAATTTAATGTTTTGTTCCATTATAGCTCCATCGGCACTTGGCATTATAAAATTACATAGCACACTGCTTAAACTATGTTTCGCAGTGTGCTGTGCGGTTTTAGCTAAAATCGCAGCGTTTGTTAAGGTTCCACTGTTTTAGGTGCGTAGCATCGGCCAGGCTGATATGGCTGGACAGAAATTTTAAAACCAGTCCGGGCTGGAACTGAGTGCCAGCACAACGCATAAGTTCCTGACAGGCAAATTCATGCGTATGCGCAACACCATAGCTTCGGTTACTTGTCATGGCATCATAGGCATCGCAAATGGCAGTAATGCGTGCGACCATTGGAATTTGTTCATAAGCCTTTTTATAGGGATATCCAGCGCCGTTCCACCATTCGTGGTGATAAAGTGCGCAGTCACGCATTAGAGCAAGTTCCTGAGCAAAGGGACCTGTGCAAATTATATCTGCTACCCGACCAAAAATATTCATGGATAGTTCCGGGTGATGGCACATGATATCCCGTTCATGGCTGCTTAGTCTGCCAGACTTGGTCAAAATTTCTTTAGGCACCCACGCCTTTCCAATATCATGGTAGGATGCCGCTAGGCCAAAAAACTGGTGATCTTCAAAAGAATCCTTTAGAAATCCTATATCAATAAGCCACTGTGTAAACAGCCCCACTAAATGACCGACGCGTCTCATGTGTCGAATCTCTTCGTCCGGAAGCGATTCAAAAACTTGCAAAACCGGTTTAAACGTGGTTTCAAGCACAAAATTCATACCGTACTCCATTCCAAATGGTTCGGCCGGCTATCAGAAATATTTTACATCACTAACAGTTTTTTCGGGCCTAACACCAATGTTATCCGTAAGTTTAAACTTAGCGATCAGTGTCTGCAGGGTGATGGCCTGTGCAGATAGCTCTTCGCTTGAGGCAGCGCTTTCTTCGGATGTGGCCGAGTTGGTTTGGATAACGCTGGATATTTGATTGATGCCCACATTGATTTGCTCAATAGACTTGGCCTGCCGCTCCGAGGCTGTCGCAATTTGCTGCACCGATTGAGCAGCCAATTCAGCCTTATGCGCAATCTGTTGCATTGAGTTTTGGGTTTCTGTCATCATCTGGTCGCCATTTTTAATAGCTTCCAGTGTCGTTTGAATAAGA from Oscillospiraceae bacterium MB24-C1 includes the following:
- a CDS encoding sensor domain-containing diguanylate cyclase, giving the protein MEQNIKFSENSPLFYNLFQNGRIGQIILDAQYRIVFANRRILELFGSKEVDVIGKTFGQAFHCTSYAGGCPRCVKDIDKSCNLVHAARLIIRGTVTDDSAIAYSFYRNQHTCHKWFQVSGCVFTYNNENFLQLSFCDITHMQQRERHLKDLLLLDNTTGALNKYGLIKAIKRRIRIGTAVKKYSLCMLDFDNFKQLNDKNGHLFGDHVLEKFSDIVHRHLHKGDILGRYGGEEFIIVFNGADERQSLEVLKKIQSELASYYVKTVRLPVTFSVGIITVDSSTPPTSYKALVGQADKLLYKAKQLGRTRAISRLGEAMLIAPKSKS
- a CDS encoding GGDEF domain-containing protein, whose protein sequence is MNNKHLPIQKEQIKKVVAKETGNLHINQIRQEYKKIDNDWLRVHYWVSVSLVLFAIIAEIGISIFLISSDLLTITVSKYILKYMAVPACANLALIIATTMIMHAKRLSQPIKIYSISLIFVAICFILVTVHSIFPAIYYLFAIAVVLTTIYANYCLTCVTALTSITATIVAAFFIQWDPNRISIFSNTKQFINFLLSLFILIASSLVTIIQIRYEIDKNEASIQKELERQLLHKRLRTDELTGVFSRQALHDAFRDIDASPSESTILAIVDLDKFKGINDCLGHHTGDSYLVAFANILKENSAQADVYRYGGDEFCLLFHNVNMNAAIETCQQLQQKLRTLTFNECPTKKLTASFGLAAYSDSITATRLFINADQAMYQAKKAEEGICIFTSPSGHGTQDV
- a CDS encoding GGDEF domain-containing protein, which codes for MNRLTTNTKKAYGLFFLTLTTLLFLLIFIPMRRQLEYQVTENFSLLAESKQQTIATLVNNCMSSANSLSSRTVIKEYINQYKSDQMDWKTLQILTDSKYNDGLRVIPDLIFAIRYVDDHPLVTTSQSRQYFEHYMNLFNRTAQTEYVFESSSEDVKIIVCSPILSNDQLLGHDIIAVDISKHLEWMSQNGFIVNIIDTYVDTPESIVPNKVYTRHRVGKMMLTFIALPINERYLFGIGKPTSEVYESLNRISLLSIVGLMLGLVLVFIILQISIVKMANSIISEIGNSRDTYMRYANYDALTGSYTRNYLDNWINSFQRDGNDRSFIVGMIDVDYFKNINDTFGHGVGDQVLIFIAKTLMTLMDRYGFVVRLGGDEFIIVCENDDPARTFDIFNSINQQINETNPFDFNISVSCGVKKADDIDALYSAIKIADENMYQNKKQNKL
- a CDS encoding HD domain-containing phosphohydrolase, with the protein product MNFVLETTFKPVLQVFESLPDEEIRHMRRVGHLVGLFTQWLIDIGFLKDSFEDHQFFGLAASYHDIGKAWVPKEILTKSGRLSSHERDIMCHHPELSMNIFGRVADIICTGPFAQELALMRDCALYHHEWWNGAGYPYKKAYEQIPMVARITAICDAYDAMTSNRSYGVAHTHEFACQELMRCAGTQFQPGLVLKFLSSHISLADATHLKQWNLNKRCDFS